From the Actinopolymorpha singaporensis genome, the window AGTTCGAGGACGTAGGGCAGCGTGACGTTGGTCAGGGCGTACGTCGAGGTGTGCGGCACCGCCCCGGGCATGTTCGCCACGCAGTAGAACACCGACTCGTGCACGCGGTAGGTGGGCTCGTCGTGCGTGGTGGGCCGGGAGTCCTCGAAGCAGCCGCCCTGGTCGATGGAGATGTCCACCAGCACGCTGCCCGACTTCATCCGCGACACCTGTTCGGTGCTGACCAGCGTCGGCGCCTTGGCACCCGGGACCAGGACGGCGCCGATGACCAGGTCGGCGTCCAGGATCGCCCGCTCCACCTCGTAGGCGTTGGACGCCACGGTCTGCAGGTGGCCGCGGTAGACCCGGTCGGCCTGGCGGAGGCGTTCGATGTTCTTGTCCAGCAGCAGGACCTCGGCCTGCATGCCGAGCGCGATGGCGGCGGCGTTCAGCCCGGCCACCCCGGCGCCGATCACCACGACCTTGGCGGCGTACACGCCCGAGACACCGCCCATCAGAATGCCGCGCCCGCCGCCCTGGCTCATCAGGTGGTACGCCCCGACCTGCGGTGCCAGGCGACCGGCCACCTCGCTCATCGGCGCCAGCAGCGGGAGCGAGCCGTCGGGCAACTGCACCGTCTCGTACGCGATCGCGGTGACCCCGGACTCCAGCAGCGCGGTGGTGAGCTGCCGGGAAGCCGCGAGGTGGAGGTAGGTGAACAGCACCTGGCCCTTGCGGAGCCGGGCGTACTCCGAGGCGATCGGCTCCTTCACCTTGAGTACGAGATCGCTCTCGGCCCACACGTCGTCGGCACTGTCGATGATCTCGGCGCCCGCCCGCTCGAACTCCTGGTCCGGGATCGACGACCCCTCCCCCGCACCGCGTTCGACCACCACCCGGTGACCGTGGCGGACCAGCTCGTGCGCACCCGCCGGGGTCAGCGCGACACGGTACTCGTGGGTCTTGACTTCCTTGGGGACACCGATCTTCACGGTCGCTCGTTGCCTTCCGCTGGCTCACGCGGCCCGGCTCCGTTGCCGTACCGCCCGTACACCGCCGACCGGACTGGGAGCACTGTCGCGGCGGGGCGAGTGTAAACCTGGCGGGGTGGGCACAGCGTCGCGTCCACAGGCGTGGCGCCTGGTGTTCCCCGATCCCGCGGGGACCGGCCCCGATCTCGCAGGGACCGGCCGGCCGTGGCGACGGCAGGGCGACGGACCGCCGTGGGCAGGATGGGGCAATGGACATCGCCACCGCCCAGGATCTGTTCGACGCCGAGCCCGGCTGGCTGAACACCGCCAGTTTCGGCCTCCCTCCCCGCCCGGCCTGGGACGCCCTTCAGTCGGCGCTGGAGGGGTGGCGGCGCGGCACGACAGGCTCCGAGCCGTGGCACGACGCCACCCAGCGTGCCCGGGAGGGGTTCGCCCGGCTGGTGGGCGCCCCGGCCGCGGACGTCGCGATCGGCAGTACGACGTCCGGCCTGCTGGCGCCGGTCGCCGCCGCCCTCCCCGCGGGGTCGCGGGTGGTCGTTCCGGACGTGGAGTTCACGTCGAACCTGTTTCCCTGGATGGTGCACGCCGACCGCGGCGTGGAGGTGGTGACGGTGCCGGTCGAGGAGCTCGTCCAGTCCGTCGACCGGCGGACCACGGTGGTCGCGTTCAGCGCGGTCCAGTCGGCTACCGGGCAGGTGGCCGAGTTCGACCGGCTGGTCGAGGTGGCCCACGACGCCGGTGCGCTGGTGGTCGTCGACGCCAGTCAGGCGGCCGGCTGGCTGCCCCGCGCGTGGACCCGCGCCGACGTGGTGGTGGCCTCGGCGTACAAGTGGCTGATGGCGCCGCGCGGTGCGGCGTTCGGCTACCTCGCGCCGTCGGTCCGCGAGCGGCTGCGCCCGATCCAGGCCGGCTGGTTCGCCGGACAGGACGTGGCGTCGTCGTTCTACGGCCCGCCGCTGCGGCTGGCGCGGGACGCGCGCAGGTTCGACGTCTCACCCGCGTGGTTCAGTTACGTGGGCGCCGCGCCCGCCCTGGATCTCCTGCTCGACCTGGGCGTCGGCCGCGTGCACGACCACGACGTCAGGCTGGCGAACAGGTTCCGCGAGGGACTCGGCCTGCCCGCGGGCGACTCGGCGATCGTGTCGGCCGAACTCCCCGGCGGGGACGAGCGGCTCACGGCTGCCGGGATTCGAGCCGGCTTGCGGAACGGCCGGGTGCGCGTATCGTTCCACCTCTACTCCACCGAGGACGACGTTGATCGGGCGGTCGAGGCGCTTCGGCCCGTCAGCGCTGGCAGATCGTCGCGGTGAAGCTACCGACGCCGGGCGACATCACGAGCCGCAATGTCCAGCCGAGCGTGAGGCAGTTCATACCGCGACACGCCGAAGCCAGCCATGCAGCAACATCACATGTGAGATACGGTCTCGCCCCATGACCGAGGACTACCTACGCCGCATCGGCACGCTGATCCGGGACGCGCGCCAGCACCGCGGCTGGACGCAGGCCCAGCTCGCCGAGACGTTGGGCACCAGCCAGAGCGCCATCAACCGGATCGAGCGCGGCCACCAGAACCTCAGCCTGGAGATGCTGGCCCGCATCGGCGACGCGCTCGACAGCGAGATCGTGTCGCTCGGCAGGTCCGGACCCATGCACCTGCGGGTGGTCGGTGGCCGTCAGCTCTCCGGCAGCATCGACGTGAAGACCAGCAAGAACGCCTGCGTGGCGCTGCTGTGCGCGTCCCTGCTCAACCACGGCCGGACGACGCTGCGCCAGGTGGCCCGGATCGAGGAGGTCAACCGCATCCTCGAGGTCCTGCACAGCATCGGCGTCCGCACCCGCTGGCTGAACGAGAACAACGACCTGGAGATCGTCCCGCCCGCCACCCTCGACCTGGACGGCATGGACGTCGCGGCCGCCCGGCGTACCCGAAGCGTGCTGATGTTCCTCGGGCCGCTCATGCACCGCGAGGACCGCTTCCAACTGCCGTACGCCGGTGGTTGCGACCTCGGCACCCGCACCGTCGAGCCGCACATGGTGGCGTTGCGCAAGTTCGGCCTGGAGGTGAAGGCGACCTCCGGGTTCTACCACGCCGAGGTCGACCGCACCGTCTCCCCCGGCGCCATCGTGCTGACCGAGCGCGGCGACACCGTGACCGAGAACGCCCTGCTCGCCGCGGCCCGCCACGACGGCGTCACCGTCATCCGCAACGCCAGCCCCAACTACATGGTCCAGGACCTCTGCTTCTTCCTGGCCGAGCTCGGTGTCCGCATCGAGGGCGTCGGCACCACCACCCTCACCGTGCACGGGGTGCCGACAATCGACCGTGACGTCGACTACGCGCCCTCGGAGGACCCGATCGAGGCGATGAGCCTGATCACCGCGGCGATCGTCACCGCCTCCGAGCTCACCGTCCGGCGGGTACCCATCGAGTTCATGGAGATCGAGCTGGCCCACCTGGAGGAGATGGGCCTGCACTTCACCCGCAGCGAGGAGTACGCCTCCCACAACGGCCGGACGCGGCTGGTCGACGTGACCGTCTTCCCGTCCACGCTGCGGGCGCCGATCGACAAGATCCACCCGATGCCGTTCCCCGGCCTGAACATCGACAACGTGCCGTTCTTCGCGGTGATCGCCGCAACGGCCAACGGCACCACGCTGATCCACGACTGGGTGTACGAGAACCGCGCGATCCACCTCACCGAGCTGAACAAGCTCGGCGGCCGGGTCCGGCTGGCCGACCCGCACCGGATCTACGTCGACGGGCCGACCCACTGGTCGGGCACGGAGGTCATCTGCCCGCCGGCGCTGCGCCCCGCGGTGTGCATTCTGCTGGCGATGCTCGCCGCCAAGGGCACGTCGGTGCTGCGCAACATCTACGTCATCAACCGCGGGTACGAGGACCTCGCCGAACGCCTCAACCAACTCGGCGCGCAGATCGAGTCGTTCCGCGACATCTAGGTCGGTCGTCAGGCGGGGCCGGCCGCGTCGTCCGTGGCCGGCCCGCCGCGCCACTCGTGCTCGAGGATGCTGAACGTCTCGGAGTCCCGCCACCCGTCGCGCAGCACCATGGTGTGCCGGAGCCTGCCCTCGTACGTCATGCCGAGCCGGCGCAGGACCGCGGCGGAACCCGCGTTGCGCGGGTCGCAGGTGGCGGCGATCCGGTGCAGACCGCGTTCGGCGAACCCGATCCGCAGCAGGCCCGCGCCGATACCCGTACCCACACCGCGTCGCCACGCCCTGGGGTGGACGACGTAGGAGATCGTGCCCTGCCGGTGCAGGGCCGGCTCGCCGAGGCGGAGCTCGCCCATACCGAACACCTCGCCGTCGACCACCGCGGCGTACGGCTCGCGCAGCCGGGGACGCGCGGACCACGCGTCCACCGCCGCCCTGACGAACTCCTCCGCGTCGGACTCGGAGTTGGGTCCCCACGGCTGGTACCGGCAGACCTCGGGCAGGCTGGACCAGGAGTGGACGGCGGGCCAGTCGGTCAGCTCCAGGGGGCGCAGAGCCACATCGGGACGCGAGGACACCCGGGGAACCCTACGTGTGCGCGTCCGAGGCAGAGGGTCAGGAGGCGGTCCAGCCGCCGTCGAGGGTGAGCGCGGCGCCGGTCAGGGACGTGGTGGCGGGTCCGCACACGAATGCCACCAGTTCGGCCACCTCGTCGGGTTCGACCAGGCGCTTGAGCGGCGTGCGGGCGAGGAGCACCTCCTCCAGCACCTGCTCCTCCTCCACGCCGTGCGCCTGCGCCTGGGCGGCGAGCTGCTTCTCCACCAGCGGCGTCCGGACGTACCCCGGGCAGATCGTGTTGGACGTGACTCCGCGCCCGGCGGCCTCCAGTGCGAGTACCTTCGACAGGCCTTCCAGGCCGTGCTTGGCCGCGACGTAGGCCGACTTGTACGCCGACGCCCGCTGGCCGTGCGCGGAGGAGACGTGCACCAGCCGTCCCCACCCCCGCGCGTACATGCCCGGGAGGACGAGCCGCGCCAGCCGGAACGGCGCCTCGAGCATCACCCGCTGGATCAGCGCGAACTTCTCCACCGGGAACTCCTCCACCGGCGCGACGTGCTGCAGGCCAGCGTTGTTGACCAGGATGTCGGCATCACCGAGCGCGTCCAGCCGCTCGAGGACCTCCAGTCCGGCCGGATCGCCGAGGTCGACCGTGTGCGCCTGCCCGCCCACCTCGGCAGCCACCGCGGCGGCACCGTCGGCGTCGAGGTCCAGCACGACCACGTGGGCGCCGGCGCGGGCGAGCCGGTGGACGCAGGCCCGGCCGATGCCGCTGGCGCCGCCGGTGACCACGGCCGTCCGGCCGGACAGGTCGATGCCGCCGTCTGCAGCAGGCGCCGTCCTTGCTGTGCCGGCTGGTGTCGAGGCGGGAGTGGTGTCGGTCATGCCGACCTACCGTACGTCCGTACGCCGGCGGGGTCCCGGCCGGTGGGCGGGGCCCGGCATGCGCGTTTGGGGTGTCGCGCCGGCCGACGGCTGGACGTCGTACCGTCAGTGGCCGGAAGGAGGTACCTCGTGGGATCCGAACCGACGACCGACGACGGATTGGCCCTCCCCGCCGACGCCGATCCCCACACCGAGAAGCTGTTCCGTGCCTTCGTCCGCGAAGGACGGATCACCGCGATGCCCGCAAAGGCGGGCCGGCGCCGGCTGCTGCTGGACCACGTGGCTCAGCTGTTCGAGCCCGGCGTCCGTTACCCCGAACACGTCGTCAACGAGACCTTGCTTCGGGTGTACGACGACCAGGCGGCGCTGCGGAGGTACCTCGTCGACGAGGGTCTGCTCGCCCGTGACAACCACGCCGTCTACTGGCGGTGCGGCGGCACCGTCCGCCCCTGAGCACGCCCTCCATGCCTCGTGGCCGCCCTGACTGCCCGGACGGAACCCGCAGCGACGGCCTGGTCCGGCGTGTCGGCGGCGATGAGTCTCGGCGGCCGGGGCAGTCTTCCTCCCGGCGTGACCGGTCCTAGGACGGCGGCTCACCCGAAGCACCCACCGAAACCAGGGGAAGGCGAACGGACCGATGAGTGACCTGAACGAGCTGCTGAGCATGCATGTCGGCAACGGCACGGTCCCGGGTGCCGTTGCCGTCGTGGCCCGAGGCGACGACCTGGAGCTGGCAGTTGCCGGCTCGGTGGACATCGAGGGCACCGCACCGATGGCGAGGGACACGATCTTCCGCATCGCCTCGCTCACCAAACAGCTCACGGCAGCCGGCGTGATGCTGCTGCTCGAGGACGGCCGGATCGGCCTGGACGACCCGATCGGCAAGTGGCTGCCCGAGCTCGCCGAGCCGAAGGTGGTGCGTACTCCGAGCAGTCCGGCCGACGACGTGGTGCCGGCCGTGCGGCCGATCACCGTCGAGCACCTGCTCAGCTCCCGGGCCGGCTGGGGATTCCCGTCCGACTTCACACTCCCGGCGGTCGGCCTGATCTTCGACGTCCAGAAGAGCGGGCTCGATCCGCAGGCCGTCGATCCTCCGGACGCCTGGCTGGCCGCGCTGTCCCGCGTCCCGCTGGTCTACCAGCCGGGCGAGGGATGGCTGTACAACATCTGCTCCGACCTCCAGGGCGTGTTGATCAGCCGGGTCACCGGTCAGCCGCTGCCGGACTTCCTCGCCGAGCGACTGTTCGAGCCGCTCGGCATGGCCGACACCGGGTTCGAGGTGCCGGCCGGCAAGCTGGGATGCTTCACCAGCCTGTACCGCACCGCTCCCGACGGCGGCGGGCTGGTGGTGGCGGACGCCCCCGACGGGCAGTGGAGCAGCCGGCCGGCCTTCCCGTCCGGAGCCGGCGGTCTGGTCAGCACCGCCGACGACTGGCTCCGCTTCGCACGGATGCTGCTCGCCGGAGGCATTCACGAGGGCCGCCGGGTCCTGTCCACCGAATCCGTACGGCAGATGACGACCGACCACCTTACCCAGGCGCAGCGCGACATCGGCGAGCTGTTCCTGGACGGGCAGGGCTGGGGGTACGGCGCCTCGGTCGACCTCGCGCCCACCAGGCCGTGGAACGAACCCGGGCGCTACGGCTGGA encodes:
- a CDS encoding helix-turn-helix domain-containing protein; the protein is MTEDYLRRIGTLIRDARQHRGWTQAQLAETLGTSQSAINRIERGHQNLSLEMLARIGDALDSEIVSLGRSGPMHLRVVGGRQLSGSIDVKTSKNACVALLCASLLNHGRTTLRQVARIEEVNRILEVLHSIGVRTRWLNENNDLEIVPPATLDLDGMDVAAARRTRSVLMFLGPLMHREDRFQLPYAGGCDLGTRTVEPHMVALRKFGLEVKATSGFYHAEVDRTVSPGAIVLTERGDTVTENALLAAARHDGVTVIRNASPNYMVQDLCFFLAELGVRIEGVGTTTLTVHGVPTIDRDVDYAPSEDPIEAMSLITAAIVTASELTVRRVPIEFMEIELAHLEEMGLHFTRSEEYASHNGRTRLVDVTVFPSTLRAPIDKIHPMPFPGLNIDNVPFFAVIAATANGTTLIHDWVYENRAIHLTELNKLGGRVRLADPHRIYVDGPTHWSGTEVICPPALRPAVCILLAMLAAKGTSVLRNIYVINRGYEDLAERLNQLGAQIESFRDI
- a CDS encoding GNAT family N-acetyltransferase produces the protein MSSRPDVALRPLELTDWPAVHSWSSLPEVCRYQPWGPNSESDAEEFVRAAVDAWSARPRLREPYAAVVDGEVFGMGELRLGEPALHRQGTISYVVHPRAWRRGVGTGIGAGLLRIGFAERGLHRIAATCDPRNAGSAAVLRRLGMTYEGRLRHTMVLRDGWRDSETFSILEHEWRGGPATDDAAGPA
- a CDS encoding serine hydrolase domain-containing protein; translation: MSDLNELLSMHVGNGTVPGAVAVVARGDDLELAVAGSVDIEGTAPMARDTIFRIASLTKQLTAAGVMLLLEDGRIGLDDPIGKWLPELAEPKVVRTPSSPADDVVPAVRPITVEHLLSSRAGWGFPSDFTLPAVGLIFDVQKSGLDPQAVDPPDAWLAALSRVPLVYQPGEGWLYNICSDLQGVLISRVTGQPLPDFLAERLFEPLGMADTGFEVPAGKLGCFTSLYRTAPDGGGLVVADAPDGQWSSRPAFPSGAGGLVSTADDWLRFARMLLAGGIHEGRRVLSTESVRQMTTDHLTQAQRDIGELFLDGQGWGYGASVDLAPTRPWNEPGRYGWTGGSGTAGYVSPASGTISLLLTQVAMDSPVPPPVMRDFWTYVGRGGS
- a CDS encoding DUF2087 domain-containing protein; its protein translation is MGSEPTTDDGLALPADADPHTEKLFRAFVREGRITAMPAKAGRRRLLLDHVAQLFEPGVRYPEHVVNETLLRVYDDQAALRRYLVDEGLLARDNHAVYWRCGGTVRP
- the ald gene encoding alanine dehydrogenase, with amino-acid sequence MKIGVPKEVKTHEYRVALTPAGAHELVRHGHRVVVERGAGEGSSIPDQEFERAGAEIIDSADDVWAESDLVLKVKEPIASEYARLRKGQVLFTYLHLAASRQLTTALLESGVTAIAYETVQLPDGSLPLLAPMSEVAGRLAPQVGAYHLMSQGGGRGILMGGVSGVYAAKVVVIGAGVAGLNAAAIALGMQAEVLLLDKNIERLRQADRVYRGHLQTVASNAYEVERAILDADLVIGAVLVPGAKAPTLVSTEQVSRMKSGSVLVDISIDQGGCFEDSRPTTHDEPTYRVHESVFYCVANMPGAVPHTSTYALTNVTLPYVLELADRGWQEASRADLALGLGLNAHEGQLVNAAVAEAHGLPHTDFAAVVA
- a CDS encoding aminotransferase class V-fold PLP-dependent enzyme, whose protein sequence is MDIATAQDLFDAEPGWLNTASFGLPPRPAWDALQSALEGWRRGTTGSEPWHDATQRAREGFARLVGAPAADVAIGSTTSGLLAPVAAALPAGSRVVVPDVEFTSNLFPWMVHADRGVEVVTVPVEELVQSVDRRTTVVAFSAVQSATGQVAEFDRLVEVAHDAGALVVVDASQAAGWLPRAWTRADVVVASAYKWLMAPRGAAFGYLAPSVRERLRPIQAGWFAGQDVASSFYGPPLRLARDARRFDVSPAWFSYVGAAPALDLLLDLGVGRVHDHDVRLANRFREGLGLPAGDSAIVSAELPGGDERLTAAGIRAGLRNGRVRVSFHLYSTEDDVDRAVEALRPVSAGRSSR
- a CDS encoding 3-hydroxybutyrate dehydrogenase, whose translation is MTDTTPASTPAGTARTAPAADGGIDLSGRTAVVTGGASGIGRACVHRLARAGAHVVVLDLDADGAAAVAAEVGGQAHTVDLGDPAGLEVLERLDALGDADILVNNAGLQHVAPVEEFPVEKFALIQRVMLEAPFRLARLVLPGMYARGWGRLVHVSSAHGQRASAYKSAYVAAKHGLEGLSKVLALEAAGRGVTSNTICPGYVRTPLVEKQLAAQAQAHGVEEEQVLEEVLLARTPLKRLVEPDEVAELVAFVCGPATTSLTGAALTLDGGWTAS